A single region of the Pseudomonas solani genome encodes:
- a CDS encoding CmpA/NrtA family ABC transporter substrate-binding protein encodes MSDNRLHTRTDNLAWVAGSDAPEKSTLDLGFMALTDSASLIVAATQGFAQPYGLTLNLKRQASWATLRDKLLSGELDAAQALYGQVYGIHLGIGGTATDMAILMGLCQNGQAINLSEPLRRAGVTTAEALAAHVRQGGARLTFAQTFPTGTHAMWLAYWLAAQGIHPLHDVSSVVVPPSQMVAHLQAARIDGFCAGGPWGALAVDQGQGFTLATSQMIWPDHPEKVLGVTAAFADAYPNTARALTMAVLEASRFIEQSLENRRSTAQLISGAEYIDAPLSAIEPRFLGHYRDGLGNTWEDAHPLRFFDGGRVNLPYLSDGIWFMTQFRRWGLLRDDPDYLGVARQVQRLDLYRQAAAALGIEAPAEMRSATLMDGITWDGSDPAGYARSFRLHALAGTSSALAL; translated from the coding sequence ATGAGCGACAACCGACTGCACACACGCACCGACAACCTGGCCTGGGTCGCCGGCAGCGACGCACCTGAAAAGAGCACGCTGGACCTCGGCTTCATGGCCCTCACCGACTCCGCCTCGCTGATCGTCGCCGCCACCCAGGGCTTCGCCCAGCCCTATGGGCTCACCCTCAACCTTAAGCGCCAGGCTTCCTGGGCCACCCTGCGCGACAAGCTGCTGTCCGGCGAGCTGGACGCCGCCCAGGCGCTCTACGGCCAGGTCTACGGCATCCACCTGGGCATCGGCGGCACGGCCACCGACATGGCCATCCTCATGGGCCTGTGCCAGAACGGCCAGGCCATCAACCTCTCCGAACCGTTACGGCGCGCCGGCGTGACCACTGCCGAGGCACTGGCCGCCCATGTGCGCCAAGGTGGTGCAAGGCTGACCTTCGCCCAGACCTTCCCCACCGGCACCCACGCCATGTGGCTGGCCTATTGGCTGGCCGCCCAGGGCATCCATCCGCTGCACGACGTCAGCAGCGTTGTGGTGCCGCCTTCGCAGATGGTCGCCCACCTGCAGGCCGCACGTATCGACGGCTTCTGCGCCGGCGGCCCCTGGGGCGCCCTGGCGGTGGACCAGGGCCAGGGCTTCACCCTCGCCACCAGCCAGATGATCTGGCCCGACCACCCGGAGAAGGTCCTCGGCGTCACTGCCGCCTTCGCCGACGCCTACCCGAACACCGCCCGCGCGCTGACCATGGCGGTGCTCGAAGCCAGCCGCTTCATCGAGCAGAGCCTGGAAAACCGCCGCAGCACCGCCCAGTTGATCAGCGGCGCCGAGTACATCGACGCCCCGCTCTCGGCCATCGAGCCACGCTTCCTCGGCCACTACCGCGACGGTCTCGGCAACACCTGGGAAGACGCCCACCCGCTGCGCTTCTTCGACGGCGGCCGGGTCAACCTGCCCTACCTCTCCGACGGCATCTGGTTCATGACCCAATTCCGCCGCTGGGGCCTGCTGCGCGATGACCCGGACTACCTCGGCGTCGCCCGCCAGGTGCAGCGCCTCGACCTCTACCGCCAGGCCGCCGCAGCCCTTGGTATCGAAGCGCCCGCCGAGATGCGCAGCGCCACGCTGATGGACGGCATCACCTGGGATGGCAGCGACCCGGCCGGCTATGCACGCAGCTTCCGCCTGCACGCCCTCGCCGGCACGTCTTCCGCCCTCGCCCTGTAA